A genome region from Gadus macrocephalus chromosome 15, ASM3116895v1 includes the following:
- the LOC132473670 gene encoding uncharacterized protein LOC132473670: MAGIANIAALYLLWESEDRRKRKRRRLWVHDILRRRPQLGEFHHLLQELRLDDGRFQRFLATGDSFRTIATSFRFGASTVASIVSDGVTAIWDCLVEEFMAVPTTEDWRLIAQQFEEQWNFPLCCGAIDGKHVVLKAPANSGSQFFNYKGTFSIVLLAVVDADKCFRIIDVGGYGRTSDGGILANSVFGQALRAGDLKLPADRVLSAAAQRGPLPHVFVADEAFPLRTDLMRPFPGRILPRERRVFNYRLSRARLVVENAFGILSSQWRFYRRVIEVHPELAERCVKATCVLHNLLRRTAPTAAVRDCLPVGVALPLPGLGRVAANNAGREAIRIRETFTSYFSAEGTLSWHDTIV, encoded by the exons atggctggcaTCGCCAACATCGCTGCGCTTTATTTGCTGTGGGAGTCCGAGGACCGTCGCAAACGCAAACGCCGTCGTCTTTGGGTGCACGACATCCTCCGGAGACGGccacagctgggtgagtttcaccacttGCTCCAAGAACTCCGCCTGGATGACGGCCGGTTTCAGCG ATTCCTGGCTACTGGCGATTCGTTCCGGACGATAGCCACCAGCTTCCGGTTCGGGGCCTCCACCGTGGCTTCCATCGTGTCCGATGGGGTGACGGCTATATGggactgcctggtggaggagttcaTGGCTGTGCCCACTACCGAGGACTGGAGGCTGATTGCGCAGCAGTTCGAGGAGCAGTGGAACTTCCCTCTCTGTTGCGGTGCCATCGATGGGAAGCATGTTGTTCTGAAGGCCCCTGCGAACTCCGGTTCGCAGTTCTTCAACTACAAGGGGACATTTTCCATTGTTCTCTTGGCAGTTGTCGACGCAGACAAGTGCTTCCGCATCATCGATGTGGGGGGCTATGGGAGAACCAGTGATGGAGGAATTCTGGCCAACTCTGTGTTTGGTCAGGCCCTCCGAGCTGGCGATCTCAAGCTCCCTGCTGACAGAGTACTGTCAGCGGCTGCGCAGAGAGGACCCCTGCCTCATGTGTTTGTAGCGGACGAGGCCTTTCCGCTACGGACCGACCTCATGAGGCCATTCCCCGGACGCATCCTCCCCCGAGAGCGGCGCGTGTTCAACTACCGACTGTCCCGGGCTCGGTTGGTGGTTGAGAACGCCTTCGgcatcctctcctcccagtGGCGGTTCTACCGGAGGGTCATCGAGGTCCATCCTGAGCTGGCGGAGAGATGCGTCAAGGCCACCTGTGTGCTCCACAACCTCCTCCGCAgaacagcaccaacagcagcagtgaGAGATTGCCTCCCTGTTGGTGTGGCGTTGCCTCTGCCAGGGCTGGGGAGAGTGGCTGCCAACAACGCTGGGAGAGAGGCCATCCGGATCCGCGAGACCTTCACCTCCTACTTCTCTGCAGAAGGGACCCTCTCGTGGCATGACACCATCGTATAG